ATCAGCAATGTCAGTGATGGTTGACATTGCAATTCGCGACGGATGGAACGCGCTAGTTCCCGTTCTAATACTTCTTGCAATCCACCCCAGTCAACTTCTGGTTGGTCACTCTCGAAACCTTGGGCAAATTCTGACCAACGCACACTGAGGATTTCTTCAATTCGCTGTTTTACCCACTGTTGTAGTAGCGATCGCTCGATACTTGTGACTACACCGCGCAGGTGAATTTCTGGTTTGGCCATCAGTTTGCCAGTCCAATCAATTGCTGCGGCAATGGTAACAATACCTTCTTCTGCCATTTTTTGCCGTTCTTGCAAGACTTTGGCGCTGACCATACCAGAACTGGAAGTATCTACCAGTTCCAAACCAGATGGAACTTTCCCAATAACACTAATTGATTCTTCTGTCAGCTCTACAATATCACCATTCTGGATAATTACCATATTCTCGGCAGGAACACCCATACTCTGGGCTGTTTCGGCGTGTTTCACCAACATCCGATGTTCTCCGTGAACAGGTAAGAAGAACTTGGGACGAGTTAAGGCCAGCATGAGTTTCTGGTCTTCTTGACAGCCGTGACCGGAAACGTGAATGCCTTTTTCCCGACCATAGACTACATTTGCCCCCTGCATCATCAATTTATCGATGACGTTGACAACAGCGATCGTATTACCTGGAATGGGGTTAGCAGAAAATACGACTGTGTCTCCTGGGCGAATTTTGATGTGGGGGTGTTCTTTGTTGGCAATGCGTGTCATGGCTGACATCGGCTCTCCTTGAGAACCTGTTGTCAAAATCAACACGTTTTCCTCTGGAATATTACGGATGGCGTTTAAAGGCTGAAGCAAATCGTCGTTGCACTTGATATAACCAAGATTGCGGGCATGGGCAATCAAATTCAGCATCGAACGTCCAACGACTGTAACGACACGGTTATGTTTCTGTGCTAACTGCAAAATCATGTTGATGCGGTGGACACTAGAGGCAAAGGTGGTTACAAACAGTCGCCCTGAGGCTTGGGAAAAAACCCGATCCAAATTGGGATAAACTGCGCGTTCCGAAGGCGTGAATCCGGGGACTTCCGAGTTAGTCGAATCACTCATCAAACACAAAACGCCTTTCTCGCCATGTTCGGCTAAGCGCTGGATATCAAACCGTTCACCATCTACAGGTGTATGGTCAAATTTAAAGTCTCCTGTGTGGATCAGCACACCAAGGGGTGTATGGATAGCGACAGTGAAACTATCAGCAATAGAGTGGGTATTGCGAATATATTCCACAAAAAAGTGTTTGCCAATTCGCACCACATCACGGGGAAGGACACTTCTTAATTCTGTGCGATCGCGTACTCCTGCTTCTTCCAATTTACCCTCTAGCATGGCCATAGCCAGACGAGGACCATAGATCACAGGAATTTCAAATTGCTTCAGGTGAAAGGCAATACCACCGATATGGTCTTCATGACCGTGGGTAACAATCATGCCTTTAATTTTATGGCGATTTTCCCGCACGTAGGTCATGTCTGGTAGAACAATATTGACTCCGTGCATTCCATCTGTGGGAAACGCCAATCCTGCATCTAAGAGGATAATTTCATCTTCGTACTCAAAAACACAAGTGTTTTTACCAATTTCATGTAAGCCACCCAATGGAATAATTTTGAGGGCGGAATTAGTTTCGTTTTTAGTCATTTTCTCCTGAGATTTTTGTGTAGTTGGAATATGAGGATTTAGCGGTCTTTAGAAGACAGTTCAAAATATCTGTCTATTAAAAGTTCAGCGAGAAGGTTGTTGAGTGTGGCAAAAATAAATTAAGTCACAAATTGACAATTTTAATATTTTATGAAATTAACTTTTTTCCTCTAACATAGCTGCCTTCTGCCTTCTTGTAGTCCTGTTTTTATGAGCTTCTTTATTGCTTAGATATTTTTGATAAAAATAACTTTACACCAAAGAATTTATTAGTAATTTTTCTGTCGTAGCATAGGCTTTTTATATGCTACACTGTCAAAATTACTGAGAATTTTTATTAACTTCTTCTAATATATTTTTGAGGATCAAAGTAGGTTAGATGCCAATTTTATTAGAGAAGACTAAGTTCTTTCATTACAACTTCCAACTTTTGAGTAACTTTTGCGTCAGCTTCGCACAAAGGCAGACGCGTTGAACCAACTTGCCAGTTTTGAAGTTGTAGTGCTTTTTTAACTGGAATGGGATTTGCGGTTACAAACAAAGCTTTAAATATGGGGAAAAGCCGCAAATGAATGTCGATAGCGACCTGAATTTTACCCGAATTAAAGGCTTGAATCATCTGTTGTAGTTCGTTGCCTACAATATGAGAAGCTACACTAACTACACCCTTAGCGCCGACTGCTAACAATGGCAAAGTTAAAGAATCATCTCCAGAGTAAATCTGAAATTCTTTTGGTGTCAAGCGACGAATTTCACTCGCTTGATCCAGATTTCCACTTGCTTCTTTTATACCAACAATGTTTTTAATTTCAGCTAACCGAGCAACTGTTTCGGGACTGAGGTTTTGACCAGTACGACCGGGTACGTTGTATAACAAAATGGGCAAGTCACCAGAAGCTTGGGCTATGGCTTGGAAATGTTGGTAAAGTCCCTCTTGTGGTGGCTTATTGTAGTACGGAACAACTTGTAAAGCACCGTGTACTCCTATTTTAGCTGCTTTTTGAGTAGCGGCGATCGCTTCTTTGGTAGAATTGGAACCGCATCCTGCCATTACAAGTGCCTTTCCTGCTACCGCTTCCAACACAACGGAAAATAGCTGATATTCTTCCTCCCAACTTAATGTCGGAGATTCTCCAGTTGTGCCACACACCACCACTGTATCAGTACCGTTATTTGCTAGATGCTCTGCTAGTTTTGCTGCTACATCATAGTTAACACTACCGTCTTCTTTAAACGGCGTAATCATTGCGGTTAAAACTCTACCAAAATCTACCACCCTATTTTTACTCCTGATTTTTTGTTTTTGTGTTTTGGTGGTTCTTTATTGTAATAACCTATTTGCAAATTACTTTCAAGGGGAATTTGTTAGTAGTTAGTAGATACTAGTTAGTAGTTAATTGTTTACCACTAACCACTAACTATTAACCACTAACTCCTTTAGTAAACTTTTTTCTACTAATAATTCCGCAATTTGTACAGCATTCAATGCAGCCCCTTTGCGGATTTGATCACCACATAACCACAGTTCCAAACCGCAAGGATGGGAAATATCCTGACGTATTCTGCCCACTAAAACTTCATCACGTCCTGTGGCATCAAATGGCATTGGGAAGTAATTTTTCTGCCAATCTTCCACTAATTTTATACCAGGAGATTTACTTAAAATTTCTCTGGCTTCATCTGGGCTAAACGGAGTTTCAAATTCTAGATTAATCGCTTCTGAGTGAGCGCGCAGTACGGGAACCCGTACACAAGTAGCAGTAATTCTTATCTGTTGATCACCGAAGATTTTCCGTGTTTCGTTGACCATTTTCATTTCTTCTTCGCAGTATCCCATATCATTTAATGGGGAATTGTGCGGGAATAAATTGAAAGCCAAGGGGTAAGGAAATACTTCTGCTGTTGGTTGTTTGCCTTCTAAAATAGCACTAGCTTGAGTTTGGACTTCTGCCATTGCTTTTGCACCTGCACCACTGGCAGATTGATATGTTGCTGCAACAATGCGTTTTATGGGTTTGATTTGGTGTAGAGGCCACACTGCTACCGCCATTAAAATCGTGGTGCAGTTGGGGTTAGCAATAATACCTTTGTGGTTTGCAGCTGCTTGGGGGTTAACCTCGGGAACAACTAAAGGTACTTCTTCCTTCATGCGAAAGGCACTGGAATTATCAATAACAACTGCACCTTTTTCTGTGGCGATGGATGCCCAAGTTTTTGAGGTGGAACCTCCCGCACTCGCTAGTACTATATCAACATTTTCAAAGGCGCGATCGCTAACTGGCTCTATTAATAAATCTTCTCCTTTGAACGTTAGTTTTTGCCCTGCACTACGTTCTGATGCTAATAACTTTAATTTTGAAATCGGAAAATTACGACTTTCTAATAATTCCAACAACTCCCTGCCGACAGCACCAGTCGCACCCAAAATAGCTACACAATAGGAATTAGACAAACTGGCTTCCTCCTTGAAGTTTCTTCTTGCAATTTTTTGAGTCAATTTACAATTTATGCATTTATTAAAAATACAGGCTCTTAATAATTTTACAGATCTTAATGATTTAACTTAAATAAACTTTATTTATTAATTTAATACATTTATTTTTTTACTGTTACAAAACCTGAGTTGTACTTTACAACAATTAATAACTATTAATTATTTTAATGATTTATAGCGTATATATTATACAGCAAGATCTCATTTTAGTGATACTCATTTTACTATGGCTCGGTTTTAGCTGAGCAAAATGATTCTAAACAGCCATGATTAACTGTGTACACAGGATGAATAAAAATATGACTTTGTCTACACCCTAATACCCTTACTTCCCTACACCCCTTTCTCAGGGTATAGATACATAAACTTATTTGCGCTAAAGTGTCAAGAGCTTTCGCATTAGCAGTAAACTGGATCTCTGTTCATCAACATAGGTTCAATAAACCTGATCAAGCCTTATAGGTAGATTTTCTGTCAATGAGGAACAGCCCAGCAAACGAGAAGTTTGACATCTGTTGTAGAAGCAATAAGTAAAAAAATAGTAGCAGAAAGCAAATAGAGACTAAAGCATGAAAGTTACCCAGGAAAAACTTCCCTCCAGTCAAATCGGTCTGGAAATAGAGATTACACCAGAAAAAACCAAGCAAACCTACGAACAAGTCATCCAAAATTTAAGCCGTTCTGCCAACATTCCTGGGTTTCGTAAAGGCAAGGTGCCACGGCAGATACTGCTACAGCGCCTGGGGACAACTCGAATCAAGGCAGCAGCGCTAGAAGAACTTATTCAAGATGGCATCACAGAAGCCGTTAAACAAGAAGATATTAAGGCGATCGGGCAACCACAATTACGTTCATCGTTTGATGACTTGATTAATAATTACGAACCAGGTAAGCCCTTGACTTTTTCGGCTGCTGTTGATGTGCCACCAGAAGTCAAGTTGAATCAGTATAGCGATTTACAAATCAAAGCTGAAGAAATCACTTACGACCCCGCAAAAGTAGATCAAGTCCTGGAAAATGAACGTCAACAAATGGCGACATTGATTCCTGTAGAAGGACGACCAGCACAGTTGGGTGATATTGCCGTAGTTGATTTTAAAGGCGTACTCGCAAAAGCTGAAGGTGAAGACGAAGCAGCAGAACCGGAAGCAATACCTGGCGGCGAAGCCACTGATTTTCAAGTAGAGTTACAGGAAGATAAGTTTATCCCTGGTTTTGTCACAGGCATAGTAGGAATGAACCCCACAGAAACCAAGGAAATTTCCGCAACTTTTCCAGACCCCTATCCCAATGAAGATTTAGCCGGAAAACCAGCTATTTTTACCGTAACGCTCAAAGAAATCAAAGAAAAAGAACTGCCAGAGTTGAATGATGATTTCGCTAAAGACATCAGTGAAAAAGAGACTTTGGCTGAATTACGCACTGATCTAGAAGAGAAATTCCAAAAAGAAGCAGAACAAAAAACTAAAGAGAACAAGCAGGAAGCCCTGTTAAAGGAACTGCTCAAGCATGTAGAAATTGACTTGCCAGAAACAATGATTGAACGGGAAGTTGATAACATGCTCACACAAACAGCTATGCGTTTGTCACAGCAAGGACTAGATGTCAAGAAATTTTTTACTGCCGATGTGATTCCGCAATTACGTCAGCGTTCTCGTGATGAAGCGATAGAACGCCTCAAGCGAACCCTAGCCCTCGAAGAAATCGGCAAACGCGAGTCGATCCAAGTCACTGATGAAGAGGTCGCCGCCAGAGTCAAAGAACTTACCGAACAGTTATCTGGGCAAGATTATGATCCAGACCGACTGCAAGAATACGTCAAAGACGAACTGCTGACTGAAAAAACAATCGACTGGCTGCTGGAACATGCAACAGTTGAACTCGTACCTGAAGGTTCTTTGAGTGCGACAGAAGAATCACCAGCCCCAACAGCCGAAAGCGAAGAACAGACTATTACAGATGCTGAGGAAATAGCACAACAGACAACCCCACCGGCAGAAGAGGCACAATAAATTTAGGAATAGAGGATCAAGGTTAATACCTATTTTGGATTTTGGATTGGATTTCAATCTAAAATCTGTCTTGAAAAGCTTTGAGGTTCTCTCCGGCTACGTGAACGCCGGACATCGGCGCACCCTACCCTACGGGAACGCCTTACGGCGTACGGGAAGCCCTTCGGGTAGTTCCCTCTGGGACGCTACTCTTACGAGAAGCCGCTAGCGCGTCTACGCGAACGCAGTCGCTCATGGGGGACTCACCGGCCCCTGGTAGGGATTGGGGGCTCAGGGTTCCCTTTGGGGTTGGGGGAGGAACCCCCTGCGTAAGAGTCGCTGTCTCACCGCTTGCGCGTCTACATAATTTTCGCAAAATCTCAAATCTAAAATTTCTTGTCCCCCCTTGTCCTCTGTCCTCCTTATCCTCTATCTCCTTTCCCTATATTCATACTGTATTCACACGATAAGAAATTATATGAGGCATAATGGTTAACACATACCTAAAATAAAAAACCATTCGCTCATCACAGGCAGCATACGCTGTCTCACCCACTGTATAAATTAAAAGTCAAACATTTGTCTGTATGCTTGTATCGCAGTCGGGGAATTACCCAATTAGCAGTTTAAGTCCTTTTGAAATTCGCACCCAGAACGACCCGAGTAACATCGTACCGATGGTGGTAGAGCAATCTGGTATGGGAGAGCGCGCTTTTGATATCTACTCCCGCCTACTGCGTGAACGAATTATTTTCTTGGGAACGCCAATAG
Above is a genomic segment from Fischerella sp. JS2 containing:
- a CDS encoding ribonuclease J; this translates as MTKNETNSALKIIPLGGLHEIGKNTCVFEYEDEIILLDAGLAFPTDGMHGVNIVLPDMTYVRENRHKIKGMIVTHGHEDHIGGIAFHLKQFEIPVIYGPRLAMAMLEGKLEEAGVRDRTELRSVLPRDVVRIGKHFFVEYIRNTHSIADSFTVAIHTPLGVLIHTGDFKFDHTPVDGERFDIQRLAEHGEKGVLCLMSDSTNSEVPGFTPSERAVYPNLDRVFSQASGRLFVTTFASSVHRINMILQLAQKHNRVVTVVGRSMLNLIAHARNLGYIKCNDDLLQPLNAIRNIPEENVLILTTGSQGEPMSAMTRIANKEHPHIKIRPGDTVVFSANPIPGNTIAVVNVIDKLMMQGANVVYGREKGIHVSGHGCQEDQKLMLALTRPKFFLPVHGEHRMLVKHAETAQSMGVPAENMVIIQNGDIVELTEESISVIGKVPSGLELVDTSSSGMVSAKVLQERQKMAEEGIVTIAAAIDWTGKLMAKPEIHLRGVVTSIERSLLQQWVKQRIEEILSVRWSEFAQGFESDQPEVDWGGLQEVLERELARSIRRELQCQPSLTLLMQIPDEPPVKVADGRRRRTRTAAQVAS
- the dapA gene encoding 4-hydroxy-tetrahydrodipicolinate synthase; translated protein: MVDFGRVLTAMITPFKEDGSVNYDVAAKLAEHLANNGTDTVVVCGTTGESPTLSWEEEYQLFSVVLEAVAGKALVMAGCGSNSTKEAIAATQKAAKIGVHGALQVVPYYNKPPQEGLYQHFQAIAQASGDLPILLYNVPGRTGQNLSPETVARLAEIKNIVGIKEASGNLDQASEIRRLTPKEFQIYSGDDSLTLPLLAVGAKGVVSVASHIVGNELQQMIQAFNSGKIQVAIDIHLRLFPIFKALFVTANPIPVKKALQLQNWQVGSTRLPLCEADAKVTQKLEVVMKELSLL
- a CDS encoding aspartate-semialdehyde dehydrogenase — protein: MSNSYCVAILGATGAVGRELLELLESRNFPISKLKLLASERSAGQKLTFKGEDLLIEPVSDRAFENVDIVLASAGGSTSKTWASIATEKGAVVIDNSSAFRMKEEVPLVVPEVNPQAAANHKGIIANPNCTTILMAVAVWPLHQIKPIKRIVAATYQSASGAGAKAMAEVQTQASAILEGKQPTAEVFPYPLAFNLFPHNSPLNDMGYCEEEMKMVNETRKIFGDQQIRITATCVRVPVLRAHSEAINLEFETPFSPDEAREILSKSPGIKLVEDWQKNYFPMPFDATGRDEVLVGRIRQDISHPCGLELWLCGDQIRKGAALNAVQIAELLVEKSLLKELVVNS
- the tig gene encoding trigger factor, translating into MKVTQEKLPSSQIGLEIEITPEKTKQTYEQVIQNLSRSANIPGFRKGKVPRQILLQRLGTTRIKAAALEELIQDGITEAVKQEDIKAIGQPQLRSSFDDLINNYEPGKPLTFSAAVDVPPEVKLNQYSDLQIKAEEITYDPAKVDQVLENERQQMATLIPVEGRPAQLGDIAVVDFKGVLAKAEGEDEAAEPEAIPGGEATDFQVELQEDKFIPGFVTGIVGMNPTETKEISATFPDPYPNEDLAGKPAIFTVTLKEIKEKELPELNDDFAKDISEKETLAELRTDLEEKFQKEAEQKTKENKQEALLKELLKHVEIDLPETMIEREVDNMLTQTAMRLSQQGLDVKKFFTADVIPQLRQRSRDEAIERLKRTLALEEIGKRESIQVTDEEVAARVKELTEQLSGQDYDPDRLQEYVKDELLTEKTIDWLLEHATVELVPEGSLSATEESPAPTAESEEQTITDAEEIAQQTTPPAEEAQ